In Anaerolineales bacterium, one DNA window encodes the following:
- the kynU gene encoding kynureninase: MAFNGVSRPTTTSATIPIGSSSSSGSIFRRGKEGRARYAGWVGRRVLDFESTQIELANELDAQDALASFRDEFIIADPDLIYLDGNSLGRLPKRTIAFMRSAIEEQWGERLIRIWNDGWMQTPTRLGAKIAHLIGAGEDEVVVTDATSVNLFKLAVAALRARPQRRKIVSDALNFPSDLYVLQGIIDLLDGEHDLVLIPSEDGISIAPGDLGTAIDSQTALVSLTHVAFKSAFMYDMARVTASAHQAGAFMLWDLSHSVGAVPVDLNGCNVDLAIGCTYKYLNGGPGSPAFLYVRKDLQTQLKPPIWGWLAADNPFAFALDFTPSPDISRFKVGAPPMLSMKAVEASIDLLLEAGMERLREKSARQSEYLIYLADRWLAPLGFTLGTPRQVERRGSHVSLRHEEGYRICRALIESPSPAVKVIPDFREPDNIRLGITPLYTTYTEIHRALGRMREIVAQEVYAQYPHERLDVT; encoded by the coding sequence ATGGCATTCAACGGCGTTTCGAGACCTACAACTACGTCGGCGACCATCCCGATAGGATCGTCAAGTTCATCCGGCAGCATTTTTCGGCGGGGTAAGGAAGGCCGAGCACGTTATGCGGGCTGGGTAGGGAGGCGCGTTCTGGATTTCGAAAGCACGCAGATCGAACTTGCGAACGAGTTGGACGCACAAGACGCGCTGGCGTCTTTTCGTGACGAATTCATCATCGCGGATCCCGACCTGATTTACCTGGATGGGAACTCGCTTGGGCGTTTGCCGAAACGCACCATCGCTTTCATGCGCAGCGCCATCGAGGAACAATGGGGCGAACGCCTCATCCGTATCTGGAACGACGGCTGGATGCAGACTCCCACGCGGTTGGGGGCGAAAATCGCGCATTTGATCGGCGCCGGGGAAGATGAAGTCGTCGTGACCGATGCGACGTCGGTGAATCTGTTTAAATTGGCCGTGGCGGCCCTGCGAGCGCGGCCGCAGCGTCGCAAGATCGTCAGTGACGCGCTCAATTTCCCTTCGGATCTGTACGTTCTCCAGGGCATCATCGATCTGCTCGATGGTGAACACGATCTCGTCCTGATCCCTTCCGAGGACGGCATTTCGATCGCGCCGGGCGATCTCGGGACTGCGATCGATTCGCAAACCGCGTTGGTCAGTTTGACGCACGTCGCCTTCAAGAGTGCCTTCATGTACGACATGGCTCGCGTGACGGCTTCGGCGCATCAGGCAGGGGCGTTCATGCTCTGGGATTTGAGTCATTCCGTCGGCGCGGTGCCGGTCGATCTCAATGGCTGCAACGTCGATCTGGCGATTGGCTGTACGTATAAATATCTCAATGGGGGGCCTGGTTCTCCGGCGTTTCTCTACGTACGCAAGGACTTGCAGACGCAGTTGAAACCGCCAATCTGGGGTTGGCTTGCTGCGGACAACCCGTTCGCCTTTGCCTTGGATTTTACGCCTTCGCCGGACATTTCACGTTTCAAGGTGGGTGCACCGCCGATGCTTTCCATGAAGGCGGTCGAGGCTTCGATCGATCTGCTTTTGGAAGCCGGTATGGAGCGCTTGCGGGAAAAGAGCGCCAGACAAAGCGAGTATTTGATCTACCTCGCCGATCGTTGGCTCGCTCCGCTTGGATTTACCCTGGGCACTCCTCGCCAGGTGGAACGGCGTGGCTCGCACGTTTCTCTGCGGCACGAGGAAGGCTATCGCATCTGTCGCGCTTTGATCGAATCTCCATCGCCCGCGGTGAAAGTGATCCCGGATTTCCGTGAACCGGACAACATTCGTTTGGGGATCACGCCGCTCTACACGACGTACACCGAAATCCATCGTGCCCTCGGTCGAATGCGCGAGATCGTAGCGCAGGAGGTTTACGCCCAATATCCGCATGAACGCCTGGATGTGACCTAG
- a CDS encoding arginase family protein: MTNQHVLLPYFLDEPLPQLRDLVEPDWQVLNPTLPAGEKLERIAALYEPLAGKVAEILSAGDRPVTVAGDCVSSIGVTAGIQRAGLDARLIWFDAHGDFNTWETSPSGFLGGMPLAMLVGRGEQTLLESLCVRPIREDHVILSDGRDLDPAEGEALRQSKVLHLTDVAQLLDTSLPDTPLHIHFDVDVIDPAEAPAMSYSAPGGPSAEELTRVFRHLAATGRVRVVSLSSWNPALDPDFQTQRLCMQVLQALIDD; the protein is encoded by the coding sequence ATGACAAACCAACACGTACTCTTGCCGTACTTTCTGGATGAACCGCTGCCGCAGCTGCGTGATCTCGTCGAACCGGATTGGCAGGTCTTGAATCCCACATTGCCGGCGGGCGAGAAACTCGAACGCATTGCCGCGCTGTACGAACCTCTGGCCGGTAAAGTGGCCGAGATTCTGAGCGCCGGCGATCGGCCGGTGACCGTCGCGGGAGATTGTGTGTCCTCGATCGGCGTCACGGCGGGAATCCAGCGTGCCGGGCTCGATGCGCGCTTGATCTGGTTCGATGCGCACGGCGATTTCAACACCTGGGAGACTTCACCTAGCGGCTTCCTTGGCGGCATGCCGTTGGCCATGCTCGTGGGGCGCGGCGAGCAGACCCTGCTTGAATCCCTGTGTGTGAGGCCCATCCGGGAGGACCACGTGATTCTCAGCGATGGGCGCGATCTGGATCCCGCCGAAGGGGAAGCGCTCCGCCAATCGAAGGTCTTGCACTTGACCGACGTGGCTCAATTGCTGGATACCTCGCTACCTGATACCCCGCTGCACATACACTTCGACGTGGATGTGATCGATCCGGCCGAAGCTCCGGCGATGAGTTATTCCGCTCCGGGAGGACCGAGCGCAGAGGAATTGACCCGCGTCTTTCGCCATCTCGCTGCGACGGGCAGGGTCAGGGTGGTTTCTCTTTCTTCGTGGAATCCTGCGCTTGATCCGGATTTCCAAACACAGCGGCTGTGCATGCAGGTCCTGCAGGCGTTGATCGACGATTGA
- a CDS encoding PhoPQ-activated protein PqaA family protein, with the protein MPASIVGIIIVGAWICLSLAIGYVFSGIVLHSRRQPIVRTPGEYGLDFESVEFKATDGVLLQGWYIPAGKLPFTAEPKQVVILTHPMTFNRHGFVVENQGFPPIAKTAVDLLKTARALNAAGYPVLMFDFRNHGESEAGLSGVGLTEYQDVIGAIAYVNNRWLSAPAIGFVSFCMGANATTVALSKAKDQLRDIKFLIAVQPVSAEVFIRSYLRNVYTPLSLYLLPIIDRIVRWRGGFALKEMSPLRYARDVVIPTLVIQAREDPWTELTDTQAYYQALSGPKELWLIDGIQRRFETYNYVGDHPDRIVKFIRQHFSAG; encoded by the coding sequence ATGCCGGCAAGCATCGTTGGAATCATCATCGTTGGCGCCTGGATATGTCTTTCACTCGCAATCGGCTACGTATTTTCGGGCATCGTCTTGCATTCAAGACGTCAGCCGATCGTACGGACTCCCGGGGAATACGGCCTGGATTTCGAATCGGTCGAGTTTAAAGCCACCGACGGTGTTTTACTTCAGGGATGGTACATACCGGCCGGGAAACTCCCTTTCACCGCCGAACCCAAGCAGGTGGTCATTCTCACGCACCCCATGACCTTCAACCGTCACGGGTTCGTCGTGGAGAATCAGGGATTCCCACCCATTGCCAAAACGGCGGTCGATTTACTGAAGACGGCTCGCGCCTTGAATGCGGCCGGCTATCCCGTGTTGATGTTCGATTTTCGGAATCACGGTGAGAGTGAGGCAGGCTTGAGCGGCGTGGGCCTGACCGAGTACCAGGACGTTATCGGCGCCATCGCCTACGTGAACAACCGCTGGCTCTCCGCTCCGGCGATCGGTTTCGTGAGTTTCTGTATGGGCGCGAATGCGACCACGGTCGCCCTGAGCAAAGCGAAAGACCAGCTGCGCGACATCAAATTCTTGATCGCCGTTCAGCCCGTTTCGGCCGAGGTGTTCATCCGTTCCTACCTGCGAAACGTATACACACCGCTCAGCTTGTACCTGCTTCCCATCATCGATCGGATCGTTCGTTGGCGCGGCGGTTTCGCCCTGAAAGAAATGTCGCCGCTGCGATACGCCCGCGATGTGGTAATCCCCACACTCGTCATCCAGGCCCGGGAAGATCCCTGGACGGAATTGACCGACACGCAAGCCTACTACCAGGCTCTCTCGGGGCCGAAGGAGCTCTGGTTGATCGATGGCATTCAACGGCGTTTCGAGACCTACAACTACGTCGGCGACCATCCCGATAGGATCGTCAAGTTCATCCGGCAGCATTTTTCGGCGGGGTAA